A genomic region of Leptolyngbya sp. FACHB-261 contains the following coding sequences:
- a CDS encoding heavy-metal-associated domain-containing protein, giving the protein MSLQLKVPSMACSACSSTITQAIQAVDPTAIVQADPKTKQVNVETQASETAIKEAIAAAGYPVS; this is encoded by the coding sequence ATGTCGCTCCAACTCAAAGTCCCCAGCATGGCCTGCTCTGCCTGTAGCAGCACCATTACCCAAGCCATTCAAGCCGTTGATCCGACAGCTATTGTGCAAGCTGACCCGAAAACCAAGCAGGTGAACGTGGAAACGCAAGCTTCTGAGACCGCCATTAAAGAAGCAATCGCTGCTGCTGGCTACCCAGTTTCTTAA
- a CDS encoding heavy metal translocating P-type ATPase: MDTLTLKLRGMSCASCAANIEQALQSVPGVVGCTVNFAAEQASIEYDSRKTGLDEIQHAVDEAGYAAYPMQEMATGEDDAEKSARLAELQDLRRKVWLGAIISVVLLVGSLPAMTGLNLPLVPAWLHNPWLQLVLTAPVQFWSGYAFYINSWKALKRHTANMDTLIALGTSAAYFYSLFATLFPGFLIAQGLMPEVYYETAAIVITLILLGRLLENRARGQTSEAIRKLIGLQARDARVIRNGQEIDIPIQEVEIGDLILVRPGEKIPVDGEVIEGASSVDEAMVTGESLPVTKQPGDEVIGATINKTGSFKFKATRVGKDTVLAQIVKLVQQAQGSKAPIQRLADRVTGWFVPVVIGIAILTFVIWFNVMGNLTLALITTVGVLIIACPCALGLATPTSVMVGTGKGAENGILIKGAESLELAHQIQAIVLDKTGTLTEGKPAVTDFATVGNLSNSNKLDLLRLAAAVERNSEHPLAEAVVRYAQGHKLEIPTVQNFEAIAGSGVQGRVEGHWVQIGTQRWLEELRIETHSLQADKTTWEGSGKTAVWLAVDGKMQGLIGIADTLKLSSGAAVRALRKLGLEVVMLTGDNRLTAEAIAKQVGITRVFAEVRPDQKAAQVRALQAEGKVVAMVGDGINDAPALAQADVGIAIGTGTDVAIAASDITLISGDLRAIVTAIQLSRATMRNIRQNLFFAFIYNVVGIPIAAGVLFPIFGWLLNPIIAGAAMAFSSVSVVTNALRLRNFQAKVV, encoded by the coding sequence ATGGATACCCTCACCCTCAAACTGCGAGGCATGAGTTGTGCCTCCTGTGCGGCCAACATTGAACAAGCCCTTCAATCGGTCCCCGGCGTAGTTGGCTGCACGGTTAACTTTGCCGCAGAACAGGCCAGCATTGAATATGACTCTCGAAAAACTGGTCTGGATGAAATTCAACATGCAGTTGATGAGGCCGGTTACGCAGCCTACCCTATGCAAGAGATGGCAACCGGAGAAGACGATGCTGAGAAATCAGCCCGTCTAGCGGAGTTGCAAGATCTCAGACGTAAGGTTTGGCTAGGAGCAATCATTAGCGTTGTGCTGTTGGTCGGTTCCCTGCCAGCGATGACGGGGCTCAATCTGCCCTTGGTTCCTGCTTGGCTACACAACCCCTGGCTACAACTGGTTTTGACTGCGCCTGTGCAATTTTGGTCTGGTTACGCTTTCTATATCAATAGCTGGAAAGCGCTGAAACGCCACACAGCCAACATGGATACGCTGATCGCCCTTGGCACCAGTGCAGCCTATTTTTACTCCTTGTTTGCCACGCTCTTTCCCGGTTTCTTAATTGCCCAAGGTCTAATGCCGGAAGTGTATTACGAAACGGCTGCAATTGTGATCACCTTGATCCTGTTAGGGCGACTCCTGGAGAATCGAGCCAGGGGCCAAACCTCTGAGGCCATCCGCAAACTCATCGGTCTACAGGCCCGAGATGCTCGTGTGATTCGCAATGGGCAGGAGATAGATATCCCGATCCAAGAAGTCGAGATTGGGGATCTAATCCTCGTGCGGCCAGGCGAAAAAATTCCGGTAGATGGGGAAGTCATTGAAGGAGCTTCCAGCGTGGATGAAGCGATGGTGACCGGCGAGAGTTTACCGGTCACAAAGCAGCCTGGCGATGAGGTAATTGGGGCCACGATCAACAAAACGGGCAGTTTCAAATTCAAAGCTACCCGAGTCGGCAAAGACACCGTATTAGCTCAAATCGTCAAGCTAGTTCAGCAAGCTCAAGGCTCCAAGGCCCCGATTCAACGCTTGGCAGACCGGGTAACAGGCTGGTTTGTGCCGGTGGTCATTGGTATCGCAATTCTCACCTTTGTAATCTGGTTCAATGTCATGGGCAACCTGACCCTGGCCCTGATTACTACAGTCGGTGTGCTGATCATTGCCTGTCCCTGTGCCCTGGGCTTAGCCACACCAACCTCAGTCATGGTTGGCACTGGTAAAGGCGCAGAAAACGGCATCTTAATTAAGGGCGCTGAGAGTCTAGAGCTGGCCCACCAAATCCAGGCTATCGTGCTCGATAAAACGGGCACCCTCACAGAGGGCAAACCGGCAGTTACCGACTTTGCCACAGTTGGAAATTTATCTAATAGCAACAAATTAGATCTTCTAAGGTTAGCTGCCGCAGTTGAGCGGAATTCCGAACATCCTCTGGCGGAAGCTGTGGTTAGGTATGCGCAGGGTCACAAATTAGAAATCCCAACAGTGCAAAACTTTGAGGCCATTGCTGGCAGTGGAGTGCAGGGCAGGGTTGAGGGCCATTGGGTGCAAATCGGAACTCAACGCTGGTTAGAGGAGTTGAGAATCGAAACCCATTCTCTGCAAGCAGATAAAACAACTTGGGAAGGTTCTGGTAAAACCGCGGTTTGGCTAGCCGTTGATGGCAAAATGCAGGGACTGATCGGTATCGCTGATACCCTCAAGTTATCTTCAGGTGCAGCAGTTAGAGCTTTACGGAAACTCGGCCTAGAGGTTGTGATGCTGACCGGAGATAACCGCTTAACCGCTGAGGCAATCGCTAAACAGGTGGGCATTACTCGGGTATTTGCAGAAGTTCGACCCGACCAAAAAGCAGCTCAGGTCCGGGCCCTGCAAGCAGAAGGTAAAGTCGTTGCAATGGTTGGGGATGGCATTAATGATGCCCCAGCCCTAGCACAAGCTGACGTGGGGATTGCCATTGGCACCGGAACTGATGTAGCGATTGCGGCCAGCGATATCACGCTGATTTCTGGCGACTTGCGAGCAATTGTGACTGCCATTCAGTTAAGCCGAGCAACTATGCGCAATATTCGGCAAAATCTCTTCTTCGCTTTTATCTACAACGTAGTAGGAATTCCTATTGCCGCCGGAGTTTTGTTTCCCATTTTTGGCTGGCTGCTCAATCCAATTATTGCAGGCGCAGCGATGGCCTTTAGTTCTGTTTCTGTAGTCACCAATGCTTTGAGGCTGCGGAATTTCCAAGCCAAAGTTGTTTAA
- a CDS encoding DUF3703 domain-containing protein has translation MEIRNSQAAIEAGDFETAWVTMQRAHILGQAYFLPYAIAHWQMLKLALRQRDAREISGLSR, from the coding sequence ATAGAGATCCGAAACTCACAAGCCGCCATTGAAGCTGGAGATTTTGAGACAGCCTGGGTGACAATGCAAAGGGCGCATATTCTTGGTCAGGCTTACTTTCTGCCTTATGCAATCGCTCATTGGCAGATGTTGAAACTAGCGTTGAGGCAGAGAGATGCCAGAGAGATTTCTGGCTTATCTCGCTGA
- a CDS encoding cupredoxin domain-containing protein → MLNESKMLGSLASLGFLLSATSSMAVAQTPMAMPSHSSEQTSELRQIEQPLALKVGVTLGGLALLGLEVWWFLLSKPKSQPAQAHEGIQEMAITVEGGYEPSRVVVKAGQPVRLNFLRRDPNSCLEKVLLPDFQIAEYLPLNQTISVEFTPEKPGQYVFTCDMNMFRGVVEVRD, encoded by the coding sequence ATGCTCAACGAAAGCAAGATGTTAGGGAGCCTGGCTAGCTTGGGATTTTTGCTGAGTGCCACCTCAAGCATGGCAGTAGCCCAAACACCAATGGCAATGCCATCCCATTCCTCAGAACAAACCAGCGAACTCCGTCAAATCGAGCAGCCTTTGGCCTTAAAGGTCGGGGTTACTTTAGGCGGTTTAGCCTTGCTCGGCTTAGAGGTCTGGTGGTTTCTGCTCAGTAAGCCAAAATCCCAACCAGCCCAAGCCCATGAGGGCATACAAGAGATGGCAATCACGGTGGAGGGGGGGTATGAACCTAGCAGAGTCGTTGTGAAGGCAGGTCAGCCGGTCAGGCTTAACTTCTTGCGTAGAGATCCCAATAGTTGTCTAGAGAAAGTCCTATTACCCGATTTTCAGATTGCTGAATACCTGCCTCTCAACCAAACGATTTCAGTTGAATTCACGCCAGAGAAGCCAGGTCAGTATGTATTTACCTGCGACATGAATATGTTTCGAGGGGTAGTAGAAGTTCGAGATTGA